Genomic DNA from bacterium:
GGCTTACCTTGTGATACAAATCTGCCGCGTGCAATTCTTCCATGTAGATGGCATCCGCTTGTCTTAATATAGCGGCATAGGCTTTTGTAACTTCTCCTAAAATGCGCACACCTAGTCCTGGGCCAGGAAAAGGATGTCGGCGAATCATCGTTTCAGGAAGTCCTAGTTTGAGGCCCAATTTACGTACTTCGTCTTTAAATAATAATCTTAACGGTTCTAGCAATTTCAAGCGCATATGTTCCGGTAATCCACCAACATTATGATGAGACTTGATAACTTCCGACAAGCCTTTTTGATTTAAAACAGAGGACTCTATGACGTCTGAGTATATTGTTCCCTGAGCCAACCA
This window encodes:
- a CDS encoding GMP synthase (glutamine-hydrolyzing) yields the protein WLAQGTIYSDVIESSVLNQKGLSEVIKSHHNVGGLPEHMRLKLLEPLRLLFKDEVRKLGLKLGLPETMIRRHPFPGPGLGVRILGEVTKAYAAILRQADAIYMEELHAADLYHKVSQAFAVFLPVKSVGVMGDGRQYGYVIALRAVETTDFMTAHWSHLPWDFLGRVSNRIINEVSGVSRVTYDISGKPPATIEWE